Proteins encoded in a region of the Trypanosoma brucei gambiense DAL972 chromosome 11, complete sequence genome:
- a CDS encoding actin, putative, with protein sequence MVCSTERAPVVILDGGSHHLRAGYASDGAPRLDIPALVGHPRNRGVAVAAGMNEYEIGDVALAKRGMLTVSSPIESGRVVSWENMEKLWGHVMYSELRVRPESHCFIVPQSVNTPASQKEKTLELMMETFHVHSLFLGASQVLSLYSYGLTTGLVIDSGKDRTMAVPVHEGYALGRHVAESDVAGEKLTEYFASLLRLEGYSFGTPMEMQVLNNAKEDLCYVKPPIFNMTGPSAFFSPSEFPGECDYDLSLEGAPGEGFEDGREDHSSDERVFYLPDGNAIPISTHRSLTTEALFDFGILGSQYVPKSRYMTELGEIFQPSFPMGVSWLAFAAINNCQPVIRAQLYASIVLSGGNVSFPGTRERIETEVTQLYRETHTSEAVTPIAVNDIPCRVYSAWVGGSMLAGTSMFPHLAVSRQEYEEQGHRVVHCKCQ encoded by the coding sequence ATGGTTTGCAGCACGGAGCGAGCtcctgttgttattttagACGGCGGCTCGCACCACCTCCGCGCCGGTTATGCCAGTGACGGAGCGCCCCGTTTGGACATCCCCGCACTTGTCGGCCACCCACGTAACCGTGGTGTTGCGGTGGCAGCAGGAATGAATGAATACGAAATTGGCGACGTTGCCCTCGCCAAACGCGGGATGTTAACAGTTAGTAGTCCCATCGAGAGTGGCAGGGTGGTAAGTTGGGAAAATATGGAGAAACTGTGGGGCCACGTCATGTATTCTGAACTGCGTGTGAGGCCGGAGAGCCATTGTTTTATTGTCCCGCAGTCTGTTAACACACCTGCTTcacaaaaggagaaaacactGGAACTTATGATGGAGACATTCCATGTGCATTCGCTCTTCCTGGGCGCATCACAGGTTCTTAGCTTGTATAGCTATGGTCTTACGACAGGGCTGGTGATTGACAGCGGCAAAGACCGCACAATGGCTGTACCGGTGCATGAGGGTTATGCCCTCGGCCGACACGTAGCGGAGAGTGATGTTGCGGGGGAGAAATTGACAGAGTATTTTGCTTCACTGCTCCGTCTTGAGGGTTACAGCTTTGGTACACCAATGGAAATGCAAGTGCTCAACAATGCTAAGGAGGATCTCTGTTATGTCAAGCCCCCTATATTCAACATGACTGGACCCAGCGCATTCTTTTCCCCATCAGAGTTTCCTGGTGAATGCGACTATGATCTCTCACTTGAAGGCGCGCCGGGCGAAGGGTTTGAGGATGGTAGAGAGGATCACTCGTCGGATGAAAGAGTTTTTTATCTTCCGGATGGTAATGCCATTCCTATATCAACCCATCGCAGTTTGACGACAGAGGCTCTCTTCGATTTTGGTATTTTGGGTAGCCAGTACGTACCCAAGTCACGCTACATGACAGAGTTGGGGGAAATATTCCAACCATCGTTTCCCATGGGTGTTAGTTGGCTCGCATTTGCTGCTATCAACAACTGTCAGCCGGTTATTCGAGCGCAGCTTTATGCTAGTATTGTCCTCTCCGGTGGAAATGTCTCGTTTCCCGGCACAAGGGAAAGAATAGAAACAGAAGTAACACAGCTCTACAGGGAAACCCACACCAGCGAGGCGGTGACACCCATAGCAGTTAATGATATTCCCTGTCGCGTGTACAGTGCATGGGTTGGTGGTTCTATGCTCGCGGGCACTTCCATGTTCCCGCATCTTGCTGTCTCACGGCAAGAATATGAAGAACAAGGACACCGCGTTGTGCACTGCAAGTGCCAGTAG